In a single window of the Bos taurus isolate L1 Dominette 01449 registration number 42190680 breed Hereford chromosome 23, ARS-UCD2.0, whole genome shotgun sequence genome:
- the SRF gene encoding serum response factor has product MLPSQAGAAAALGRGSALGGSLNRTPTGRPGGGGGGTRGANGGRVPGNGAGLGPGRLEREAAAAATTTPAPTAGALYSGSEGDSESGEEEELGAERRGLKRSLSEMELGVVVGGPEAAAAATGGYGPVSGAVSGAKPGKKTRGRVKIKMEFIDNKLRRYTTFSKRKTGIMKKAYELSTLTGTQVLLLVASETGHVYTFATRKLQPMITSETGKALIQTCLNSPDSPPRSDPTTDQRMSATGFEETDLTYQVSESDSSGETKDTLKPAFTVTNLPGTTSTIQTAPSTSTTMQVSSGPSFPITNYLAPVSASVSPSAVSSANGTVLKSTGSGPVSSGGLMQLPTSFTLMPGGAVAQQVPVQAIQVHQAPQQASPSRDSSTDLTQTSSSGTVTLPATIMTSSVPTTVGGHMMYPSPHAVMYAPTSGLADGSLTVLNAFSQAPSTMQVSHSQVQEQGGVPQVFLTAPSGTVQIPVSAVQLHQMAVIGQQAGSSSNLTELQVVNLDAAHSTKSD; this is encoded by the exons ATGTTACCGAGCCAAGCTGGGGCCGCGGCGGCGCTGGGCCGGGGCTCAGCCCTGGGGGGCAGCCTGAACCGGACGCCGACGGGGCGGCCGGGCGGTGGAGGCGGCGGGACTCGAGGGGCTAACGGGGGCCGGGTCCCCGGGAACGGCGCGGGGCTCGGGCCGGGCCGCCTTGAGCGGGAGGCTGCAGCAGCAGCGACAACCACCCCGGCGCCCACCGCAGGGGCCCTCTACAGCGGCAGCGAGGGTGACTCGGAGTCGGGCGAAGAGGAGGAGCTGGGCGCCGAGCGGCGCGGCCTGAAGCGGAGCCTGAGCGAGATGGAGCTCGGTGTGGTGGTCGGTGGGcccgaggcggcggcggcggccacgGGGGGCTACGGGCCGGTGAGCGGCGCGGTGAGCGGGGCCAAGCCGGGTAAGAAGACTCGGGGCCGCGTGAAGATCAAGATGGAGTTCATCGACAACAAGCTGCGGCGCTACACGACCTTCAGCAAGAGGAAGACGGGCATCATGAAGAAG GCCTATGAGCTGTCCACGCTGACAGGGACACAGGTGCTGTTGCTGGTGGCCAGTGAGACAGGCCATGTGTATACCTTTGCCACCCGCAAACTGCAGCCCATGATCACCAGTGAGACTGGCAAGGCACTGATTCAGACCTGCCTCAACTCGCCAGACTCTCCACCCCGCTCAGACCCCACCACAGACCAGAGAATGAGTGCCACCGGCTTTGAAGAGACAGACCTCACCTACCAGGTGTCGGAGTCCGACAGCAGTGGGGAGACCAAG GATACACTGAAGCCGGCGTTTACCGTCACCAACCTGCCGGGTACCACCTCCACCATCCAGACAGCACCCAGCACCTCTACCACCATGCAAGTCAGCAGCGGCCCCTCCTTTCCCATCACAAACTACCTGGCACCAGTGTCTGCTAGCGTCAGCCCCAGCGCTGTCAGCAGTGCCAACGGGACTGTGCTGAAGAGTACGGGCAGTGGCCCCGTTTCCTCCGGAGGCCTCATGCAGCTGCCTACCAGCTTCACCCTCATGCCCG GTGGGGCAGTGGCCCAGCAGGTCCCAGTGCAGGCCATTCAGGTGCACCAGGCCCCACAGCAAGCGTCTCCCTCTCGCGACAGCAGCACAGACCTCACGCAGACCTCCTCCAGCGGGACAG TGACGTTGCCTGCCACCATCATGACGTCATCTGTGCCCACAACTGTGGGCGGCCACATGATGTACCCCAGCCCCCATGCGGTGATGTATGCGCCCACCTCGGGCCTGGCTGATGGCAGCCTCACTGTGCTCAATGCCTTCTCCCAGGCGCCATCCACCATGCAGGTGTCCCACAGCCAGGTCCAGGAGCAAG GTGGCGTCCCCCAGGTGTTCCTCACAGCACCATCTGGGACAGTGCAGATCCCAGTTTCTGCAGTTCAGCTTCACCAG ATGGCTGTGATAGGGCAGCAGGCCGGGAGCAGCAGCAACCTCACCGAATTACAGGTGGTGAACCTGGATGCCGCCCACAGCACCAAGAGTGACTGA